In one Drosophila gunungcola strain Sukarami chromosome 2R unlocalized genomic scaffold, Dgunungcola_SK_2 000004F, whole genome shotgun sequence genomic region, the following are encoded:
- the LOC128254407 gene encoding LOW QUALITY PROTEIN: alkyldihydroxyacetonephosphate synthase (The sequence of the model RefSeq protein was modified relative to this genomic sequence to represent the inferred CDS: deleted 1 base in 1 codon), translated as MAAKRNAVTTEAPELSAPGEGTSLTLDSRLSKTVESVFPKKRHESLKWFGWGYNDSQFYGQDGVICFRGDRYPLGNCELPSFTKWVEKKFDLVVDPTKPYPQLPRSYPRPVENQPFLHELKGTTQMDHSQEGIDRLVRCHGQTLNDIYSLWHHKFRRIPDLVVWPRCHDEVVQLVRLAHKHDVMLVPFGGGTSVSGAITCPQNESRMICALDTSQMNRLLWLNRENLTVCFESGIVGQDLERVLKQEGLTVGHEPDSYEFSTLGGWVATRASGMKKNVYGNIEDLVVRLRMVTPSGTLERECSAPRVSCGPDFNHLILGSEGTLGVITEVVLKVRPLPTVRRYGSLAFPNFEQGVLFMREVARRRCQPASVRLMDNEQFMFGQALKPEKSFWDSLVDGLKQRYVTSWKGIDLNQICAATLLFEGDLKDVQRQEALIYEIADKFQGFPAGGQNGERGYILTFVIAYIRDFGLHQGIVAESFETSVPWDRCSLLCRSVKQRVVSECHKRGISYYTISCRVTQTYDAGACIYFYFGFRCIDISNPVELFEAIEHSARDEILSCGGSLSHHHGVGKIRSHWYKNAITETGSSLYSAAKQHLDPKNIFALGNLLPLEENNPKVEDPPLSPPSSSPKAKL; from the exons ATGGCAGCCAAGCGGAATGCCGTGACCACGGAAGCTCCGGAATTGTCGGCGCCCGGCGAGGGTACCTCCCTCACCCTCGACTCCCGCCTCTCGAAAACCGTGGAGAGCGTTTTCCCCAAGAAGCG CCATGAGTCCCTGAAGTGGTTTGGATGGGGCTACAACGACTCGCAGTTCTATGGCCAGGATGGCGTCATCTGTTTTCGCGGTGATAG GTATCCCCTTGGTAACTGTGAACTGCCCAGTTTTACCAAGTGGGTGGAGAAAAAGTTCGATCTGGTGGTGGATCCCACCAAGCCGTATCCCCAGCTGCCGCGATCGTATCCCAGACCCGTGGAGAACCAACCCTTCCTGCACGAACTGAAGGGCACCACGCAAATGGATCACTCCCAGGAGGGAATCGATCGGCTGGTGCGGTGTCATGGCCAAACCCTCAACGATATCTACAGTCTGTGGCACCACAAATTCCGTCGGATTCCGGATCTGGTGGTCTGGCCTCGCTGCCACGACGAAGTTGTTCAGCTGGTGCGTCTGGCCCACAAGCACGATGTGATGTTGGTGCCTTTTGGTGGGGGAACAAGTGTGTCGGGAGCCATCACCTGTCCCCAGAACGAGAGTCGGATGATCTGCGCCTTGGATACCTCCCAGATGAATCGACTACTGTGGCTAAACCGGGAGAATCTCACCGTATGCTTTGAATCCGGCATTGTGGGCCAGGATCTGGAGAGAGTTCTAAAGCAAGAAGGATTGACAGTGGGTCACGAACCGGATTCCTATGAATTTAGCACATTAGGCGGCTGGGTGGCCACCCGAGCCTCTGGCATGAAGAAGAACGTCTACGGCAACATCGAAGATCTGGTGGTGCGTCTGAGGATGGTCACTCCATCGGGAACTCTGGAACGGGAGTGCAGTGCACCGCGTGTGAGTTGTGGACCTGACTTCAATCACCTCATCCTCGGATCCGAAGGCACTCTGGGCGTGATCACCGAAGTAGTGCTCAAAGTACGTCCCTTGCCAACGGTGAGGCGTTATGGATCATTGGCCTTTCCAAACTTCGAGCAGGGAGTGCTCTTCATGCGGGAAGTGGCCCGGAGAAGATGCCAACCGGCCTCCGTTCGGCTGATGGACAACGAGCAGTTCATGTTCGGCCAGGCCTTGAAGCCGGAGAAGTCCTTTTGGGACAGTCTGGTGGATGGTCTGAAGCAGCGCTACGTTACCTCCTGGAAGGGCATCGATCTCAACCAGATCTGCGCCGCCACCTTGCTGTTCGAGGGCGATTTGAAGGATGTGCAGCGCCAGGAGGCACTCATCTACGAGATCGCCGACAAGTTCCAGGGATTTCCGGCGGGCGGACAGAAC GGGGAACGCGGCTATATACTCACATTTGTAATTGCGTACATTAGG GATTTCGGCTTGCATCAGGGAATTGTGGCGGAGTCCTTTGAGACATCGGTGCCTTGGGATCGCTGTAGTCTGCTCTGCCGCTCCGTCAAACAGCGTGTGGTTTCT GAGTGCCACAAACGTGGCATTAGCTATTACACCATTTCGTGTAGAGTGACCCAAACATACGACGCGGGTGCCTGTATCTACTTCTACTTTGGATTCCGCTGCATAGACATATCCAATCCCGTCGAGCTGTTCGAGGCCATCGAGCACAGTGCTCGGGATGAGATCCTGTCCTGCGGGGGATCACTATCCCATCACCATGGCGTGGGCAAGATCCGAAGCCATTGGTATAAAAACGCCATCACCGAAACGGGCAGTTCACTGTACTCGGCAGCCAAACAACATCTCGATCCGAAGAATATCTTTGCTCTGGGTAACCTCCTGCCACTGGAGGAGAACAATCCAAAGGTTGAGGACCCACCATTGTCACCACCATCGTCATCACCAAAAGCCAAACTGTAA
- the LOC128254406 gene encoding protein lap1, translating into MPLLSKCFPCFKFKREEVIDKLDYSNTPLTDFPEVWQHERTLEELYLSTTRLQALPPQLFYCQGLRVLHVNSNNLESIPQAIGSLRQLQHLDLNRNLIVNVPEEIKSCKHLTHLDLSCNSLQRLPDAITSLISLQELLLNETYLEFLPANFGRLVNLRILELRLNNLITLPKSMVRLVNLQRLDIGGNEFTELPEVVGELKSLRELWIDFNQIRRVSANIGKLRELQHFEANGNLLDTLPSELSNWRNVEVLSICSNSLEAFPFSVGMLKSLVTLKCESNGLTELPDSISYLEQLEELVLSHNKLIRLPSTIGMLRSLRFLFADDNQLRQLPDELCSCQQLSVLSVANNQLSALPQNIGNLGKMRVLNVVNNYINALPVSMLNLVNLTSMWLSDNQSQPLVPLQYLDASTKTQLTCFMLPQVTFKMNSIQAQQQAQEQYEFVYANQQQPHVSPSRRICFAEEATILSNAKAQPAPSYPTYVAAPPTPTPDQMAGSVRLMRSPTPYPKELRQMAKYVRQAQAATTSANASEVREARVVANGQVHCDSSNANQDVVDQATASAIYGITPETTHIYGVYQQAPQMAHPVPTQEYYGLPLVNYEAHYQQLYVEANTPLPTTHLNGDQDYELQPLQQQAMQQQAAPPPRLEPPPYHIARVYTKKTPEDLNLYESMRQRKQQMQEQTIYQDALNSNFKTTAIGAQEVEESVDQLDYQNNISNNLEPNPEEDDQELDDSMSQHSLNSTATNNTSKASHKKSTWIFGVHKNPTVKQVTLKWEHSIGFDVAELLNQVGIFVSAVTPNTNAARLLNLNDKLLEIDGYDLTNAKLSDAKRVLLNCGTVMNIMLSRK; encoded by the exons ATGCCGCTGCTGAGTAAATGCTTCCCCTGCTTTAAATTCAAGCGCGAGGAGGTGATCGACAAGCTCGACTACAGTAACACCCCATTGACAGATTTCCCGGAAGTTTGGCAGCATGAGCGGACCTTAGAGGAGCTCTACTTGAGCACCACCAGA TTGCAAGCTCTGCCGCCGCAGTTGTTTTATTGCCAGGGATTAAGGGTGCTCCACGTGAACAGCAACAATCTGGAGAGCATTCCCCAGGCCATCGGCAGTCTGCGCCAGCTGCAGCACCTGGATCTCAACCGGAATC TTATTGTCAATGTGCCAGAGGAGATCAAGTCGTGCAAGCACTTAACCCACCTGGATCTGAGCTGCAATAGCCTACAACGTCTTCCCGATGCCATTACCTCGCTTATTTCGCTGCAGGAACTGCTGCTAAACGAAACCTACCTGGAGTTTCTGCCTGCAAACTTTGGCCGATTGGTCAATCTGAGAATTCTGGAGCTGCGACTCAACAATCTCATAACGCTGCCCAAGTCCATGGTGCGTTTGGTCAACCTACAGAGGTTGGACATTGGTGGCAATGAGTTTACAGAGCTG CCCGAAGTTGTTGGCGAGCTGAAGTCTCTACGCGAACTTTGGATTGATTTCAATCAGATACGTCGCGTTTCGGCCAACATTGGCAAACTGCGCGAGCTACAGCACTTTGAGGCCAATGGCAATCTACTGGACACACTGCCCAGCGAGCTGAGTAACTGGCGCAATGTGGAGGTGCTGTCCATATGCTCCAACAGTCTGGAGGCTTTTCCCTTTAGTGTGGGCATGCTAAAATCCCTGGTGACATTGAAGTGCGAGTCGAATGGATTGACGGAGCTGCCCGACAGCATAAGCTATTTGGAGCAATTGGAGGAACTGGTCCTGAGCCACAACAAACTGATTCGTCTACCGAGTACGATTGGAATGTTAAGGAGCCTTCGCTTCCTATTCGCCGATGATAATCAACTGCGGCAGCTGCCTGATGAGCTATGCAGTTGCCAGCAGCTAAGTGTCCTCAGTGTGGCCAACAATCAGTTGTCCGCCCTGCCACAGAACATTGGAAACCTGGGCAAGATGAGGGTGCTGAATGTGGTCAACAACTACATCAATGCGTTGCCCGTTTCGATGTTAAACCTAGTGAATCTCACATCGATGTGGCTGAGCGACAATCAATCGCAGCCGCTGGTGCCGCTGCAGTATCTGGATGCGAGTACAAAGACCCAGTTAACCTGCTTCATGCTGCCGCAGGTGACGTTCAAGATGAACAGTATACAGGCCCAACAGCAGGCCCAGGAACAGTACGAGTTCGTCTACGCCAACCAGCAGCAGCCCCACGTGAGCCCATCCCGGAGGATCTGCTTCGCCGAGGAGGCCACCATTCTGAGCAATGCCAAAGCACAGCCCGCGCCCAGCTATCCCACGTATGTGGCCGCTCCGCCAACTCCCACGCCCGATCAGATGGCCGGATCCGTGCGGCTGATGCGTTCACCCACACCGTATCCCAAGGAGCTGCGCCAGATGGCCAAGTACGTGCGGCAGGCTCAGGCGGCGACCACATCGGCCAATGCCAGCGAGGTGAGGGAGGCACGCGTGGTGGCCAACGGCCAAGTTCACTGTGATAGCAGCAATGCCAACCAGGATGTTGTGGACCAGGCCACAGCAAGTGCAATATACGGCATTACGCCGGAAACGACACACATCTACGGAGTCTATCAGCAAGCGCCGCAGATGGCGCATCCAGTGCCGACGCAGGAGTACTACGGTTTGCCACTGGTCAACTATGAGGCACACTATCAACAGCTGTACGTGGAGGCCAACACGCCGCTTCCCACCACGCATTTAAACGGGGATCAGGACTACGAGTTGCAGCCTCTGCAACAGCAAGCCATGCAGCAACAAGCGGCGCCACCTCCTCGATTGGAACCGCCACCGTACCACATAGCTCGCGTCTACACAAAGAAAACGCCCGAGGATCTCAACCTGTACGAGTCCATGCGGCAGCGTAAGCAGCAAATGCAGGAGCAAACCATCTACCAGGATGCCTTGAACAGCAACTTCAAGACCACGGCCATCGGGGCCCAGGAAGTTGAAGAGTCGGTCGATCAGTTGGACTACCAGAACAACATTAGCAACAATTTAGAGCCAAATCCGGAGGAGGATGACCAGGAGCTGGACGACAGCATGTCGCAGCACTCGCTTAACTCCACGGCCACCAACAATACTTCCAAAGCGAGCCACAAGAAATCCACCTGGATATTTGGTGTCCACAAAAATCCAACAGTCAAACAGGTTACCCTCAAGTGGGAGCATAGCATCGGCTTCGACGTAGCCGAACTGCTTAATCAG GTTGGCATCTTTGTAAGCGCTGTGACGCCAAATACGAATGCCGCCCGTCTGCTGAACCTCAACGACAAGCTGCTGGAAATAGACGGCTACGACCTGACCAATGCCAAGCTGAGCGATGCCAAACGAGTGCTGCTTAACTGCGGCACGGTCATGAACATTATGTTGTCGAGAAAATGA
- the LOC128254417 gene encoding fas apoptotic inhibitory molecule 1 isoform X1 — protein sequence MSFLSPTLRLENLSTQPTMTQDHVPEDQRYNKQNIVAQWCSPINGKMYRIELEHGTTSGRRMIWVNGREVLRRDWMFKLVGEDTFHIDQTRCIIRVDPAPGFKYEYSLYIDGKSHEQYTEDITRQYRLWLYTCDSEAEARQEYRIMLKLDTLSLYVNDELRTEESVFVHGGTDTKFLLQDTEFVLQARSSGNKHDGIVHTLLANGVPVPEAKIQEIMQEPVSILQGN from the exons ATGTCCTTTCTCTCGCCCACACTGCGACTGGAAAATCTGTCCACGCAGCCCACGATGACGCAGGATCATGTGCCCGAGGACCAGCGCTATAACAAACAGAACATCGTGGCACAATGGTGCAGTCCCATCAATGGAAAG ATGTACCGCATCGAGCTGGAACACGGAACCACCAGTGGGAGGCGCATGATTTGGGTCAATGGACGG GAGGTCCTGCGTCGCGACTGGATGTTCAAGCTGGTGGGCGAGGACACCTTTCACATCGATCAGACGCGCTGCATCATACGCGTTGATCCTGCGCCGGGTTTCAAGTACGAGTACTCCCTCTACATCGATGGCAAGTCGCACGAGCAGTACACCGAGGATATAACCAGGCAGTATCGACTGTGGCTCTACACATGCGATTCAGAGGCGGAGGCGAGGCAGGAGTACAGGATAATGCTCAAGCTGGACACGCTGAGTCTGTACGTAAACGACGAGCTGCGCACCGAGGAG TCGGTTTTCGTTCACGGCGGCACAGACACCAAATTCCTGCTGCAGGACACGGAATTCGTGCTTCAGGCACGCTCAAGTGGCAATAAACATGATGGCATCGTTCACACTCTGCTGGCCAATGGGGTGCCAGTTCCGGAGGCAAAGATTCAGGAGATTATGCAAGAGCCGGTCTCCATTTTGCAGGGCAACTGA
- the LOC128254417 gene encoding fas apoptotic inhibitory molecule 1 isoform X2, with protein sequence MFKLVGEDTFHIDQTRCIIRVDPAPGFKYEYSLYIDGKSHEQYTEDITRQYRLWLYTCDSEAEARQEYRIMLKLDTLSLYVNDELRTEESVFVHGGTDTKFLLQDTEFVLQARSSGNKHDGIVHTLLANGVPVPEAKIQEIMQEPVSILQGN encoded by the exons ATGTTCAAGCTGGTGGGCGAGGACACCTTTCACATCGATCAGACGCGCTGCATCATACGCGTTGATCCTGCGCCGGGTTTCAAGTACGAGTACTCCCTCTACATCGATGGCAAGTCGCACGAGCAGTACACCGAGGATATAACCAGGCAGTATCGACTGTGGCTCTACACATGCGATTCAGAGGCGGAGGCGAGGCAGGAGTACAGGATAATGCTCAAGCTGGACACGCTGAGTCTGTACGTAAACGACGAGCTGCGCACCGAGGAG TCGGTTTTCGTTCACGGCGGCACAGACACCAAATTCCTGCTGCAGGACACGGAATTCGTGCTTCAGGCACGCTCAAGTGGCAATAAACATGATGGCATCGTTCACACTCTGCTGGCCAATGGGGTGCCAGTTCCGGAGGCAAAGATTCAGGAGATTATGCAAGAGCCGGTCTCCATTTTGCAGGGCAACTGA